The segment GAGCAGGCCACCGGCAGCAACGCGGACATCCAGGGCATCGTCGACAACGGCATGCCGGAGAAGCCGCCGACGCCGCAGGAGCGCTTCTGGATGTGGGCCGACGATGCGACGCCCGTCAACGAGACGCCGACGTCGCTGGCGAACGTGTTCAACCACCTCGCGACGTTCTGGAAAGAGCGCTCACGGCCGAACGTCGTCCTGCTGCACTACGACGACATGAAGCGCGACCTGGACGGGCAGATGCGAATGCTCGCGCGGCGCCTGGCGATCACGATTCCCGAGGAGCGCTGGCCCGAGCTGGTCGAGGCGGCGACTTTCGAGCGCATGAAGAAGGACGCCGACAAGACGGCGCCGAACACGAGCGAGGCGATCTGGCAGAGCAACGAGAATTTCTTCCACAGGGGAACCAGCGGCCAGTGGCGCGAATTCCTCGCCGGCGACGACCGCGAGCGCTATGCGACACGCGTCCGCGAAATCGCCGACGCGGAGCTGGCGCACTGGGCCCACCACGAACGACTGTTCTGAACCGAGTCGAGATTGCGGTAATTGCCCGAGCTTGCGAAGGAGCATCCGACCATGACGCAGTACGCATACGACCACCTGACGTTTCTCGACAATTCCTTCCTCATCCTGGAGAGGGAAAACACGCCGATGCACATCGCCGGCACGGCCACTTACGACGCCGCGCCGCTGACGAAGGAAGACGGCAGCATCGACATCGAGCGCATCCGCGCCTACATCGACTCGCGCATGCACCTGATCCCGCGCTACCGCCAGGTGCTGCAGTCGAGCTGGTTCCACAGTGCGCCGATCTGGGTGGACTACACGCACTTCAACATCCACTACCACGTGCGCCACACCGCCCTTCCGAGGCCCGGCGACGAGCGCCAGCTCAAGCGCCTGGCCGCGCGCATCATGTCCCAGCACCTCGACCGCTCGAAGCCGCTCTGGGAGATCTGGGTCGTCGAAGGCCTCGACGACGGCAAGCGCGTCGCGATGATCAGCAAGATCCATCACTGCATGGTCGACGGCGTCTCCAGTGTCGATCTCCTGAACGTGCTGCTCACGCCGCAGCCGATCGACGATTTCCCCGAGGCCCAGCAGTTCCTGCCGCGCCCCGCTCCGAGCGAGCTCGACCTCATGCTGGAGACGGCCGGGCAGCTTGCGCGACTGCCGTTCGAGATCGGCAAGAACGTGACGGCCCTGGCCACGCAGATCCAGGACCCGCTGTCGGACGTAAGATCGCGCCTTCGCTCCTTGCGCGAGATGCTCGGAACCGGCTTCGGCACTTCCGATACCCCGCTCAACCAGAATGTCGGGCCGCACCGTCGCTTCGACTGGCTCAAGATGAGCCTCAAGGACATCAAGAACGTCAAGGACCGGCTCGGCGGCACGGTCAACGACATCGTGCTCGCGACCGTCGCGGGCGCCGTGCGCCGCTTCCTCGAAAGGCGGCAGGTGAACTGCGAAATGCTCGACTTCCGCGTCATGGCGCCGGTCAGCGTGCGCGGGGAAAGCGAGCAAGGCGCTCTCGGCAACCGCGTCTCGGGATGGATCGTGCCGATGCCGCTTGGCGAGCGCGATGCCAGGCGTCGCCTCGAGCACATCCGCACGACGACGTCGCACCTGAAGGAAGCCAAGCAGGCCAAGACGGCCGAGATGCTGACGCAGGTCGGCGAATGGACTCCGTCGACGATTCTCTCGCTCGCCTCGCGCATGGCCACGCGCGCGCTGCCGTTCAACCTCGTCGTGACGAACGTGCCGGGGCCGCAGGTGCCGCTGTACATGCTCGGCGCACGCATGCACGACAACTTCGGCTTCGTCCCGCTGATGGACGGCCTGTGCCTCGGCATCGTGCTGTTCAGCTATGCCGGATCGCTGTGCTGGGGATTCACGTGCGACTGGGATCTGCTGCCCGACCTCCACGATTTCGTGCTCGACATCCAGGAGTCGTTCGAGGACCTGAAGGCGGCGATGCCCCCGGTCGATGATGCCGACATCGCGGTGTCCTTCCCGGAGCCTTCTCCCGCCGAAACCGAGGCCTCAGCCGGGACGAAGGCCTCGCGCAGCAAAAAGCAGCCACCGGGACCGCTCGAAGGACCATCGACGGAAACGCGGCACTGAGTGGTCCCATCCGTCGCCGCCGCAGCGGCCCTTGTCGCGGCGGGCCCCCCGCAGTAATCGGGCAGGAACCGAAGGAGAACTTCGATGCTTCACCGCCTGCCCCCCGACATCGACGCCGACGAGGATGCACGGCGCGGTCTTGCCGCCGCGACGCGCACCGTGTTCCGCAGCTGTTCTCTCTGCGAGGCCGCGTGCGGGCTCGCGTTCGACGTTTCGGGAATGCCGGGCCGCGAGCGCATCGTCTCGATACGGCCCGACCACGACGACGTCTGGTCGAAAGGCTACGTGTGCCCGAAAGGCGTCGCGATGGGCGCCGTCCACCACGACCCGGACCGCCTGCGCACGCCGATGCGCCGCACGCTGTCCGGCGACTTCGAGCCGATTGACTGGGACACCGCGTTCGAAATGGTCGCCTCTCGCCTCGCCGCGATCCGCGCCAGGTACGGCAGCGACGCGATCGCGAGCTACTTCGGCAACCCCGTCACGCACAACCACGGCGCGCTGCTGATGCGCCACGGCTTCCTCAAGTCGATCGGCACACGCAACTCCTACAGCGCAGGCTCCCAGGACACGAGCCCTCGCTTTGCCGCATCGTACTACCTGTACGGCAACTCGCTCGTGATTCCGGTGCCGGACATCGATCGCACCGATTACTTCCTGTGCATCGGCGCCAATCCGTACGTCTCTCAGGGCAGCGCGATGGCCGGCCCCGACGTCAAGAACCGCATGCGTGCGATCCGGCAGCGGGGCGGCAAGGTCGTCGTCGTCGATCCGCGTCGCACCGAAACCGCGCGCGACGCCGACGAGGTGGTGCAGATCCGGCCCGGCGGCGATGCCGCTTTCCTGCTCGCGCTCGTGCGCCTGGTTCTCGATGCCAAGGGCATTCCCGGCGACGTATTGGCGATGCTGGACGGGTGGAAAGAGGTCGGCCAGCGCCTTTCGAAGCTCGACGTCGCCTCTGCCGCGCTCCATGCCGGCGTAGAGGTCGACGTGCTCGAGCGCATCGCCCACGACTTCTCGATCGCGCGAAAGCCTGTGGCGTACACGCGCATCGGCGTCTGCAACAACCGCTACGGCACGCTCGCGACCTGGGCCGGCGACCTGCTCGACATCGTCACGGGGCGCCTCGGCAAGATCGGCGGCGCAATGTTCCCGAGCCCGGCGCTGGATGCAGCCACCCTCGCGCATACGGCCGGCATGGACGGCCACGCGCGCTGGAAGAGCCGCGTCCGCGGGCTGCCCGAGACTGTCGGCGACCTGCCGGCAGCGTGCCTTGCCGAAGAGATCGAGACCGAAGGTAAGGGACAGGTGCGCGCACTCGTGACGTACGCCGGTAATCCGGTGCTGTCGCTGCCGAACGGCCGGCGCGTCAAGGCCGCGATCGAGCGCCTCGACTTCATGGTGTCGATCGACATCTACATCAACGAGACGACGCAGCACGCCGACGTGATCCTGCCGCCGGCGTGGGCGCTGGCCGAGGACCACATCGACACGATCGTGCCGATGATCGCGATGCGCAACGTCGCGCGCTGGTCTGCGCCCGTCGTCGCGAAAACGGAAGACGAGCGTGCCGACTGGGAGATCCTTCACGAGCTGTCGCTGCGACTTGGCGGTGGGCCTTTCGGAATCCCGGCTGTCGATTCGGCGTATCGCGCCGGTCGCCGCTTCGGATGGAACTGGGACCCCACGTCGACGGCCGATCTTCTGCTCCGGCTCGGGCCCCACGGCGATCGCTTCCTGCCGTGGTCGAAAGGCCTCTCGATGGCAAAACTGCGCAAAGCCACGCACGGCATCGACCTCGGCGCGCTCGAGGAAGGCGTCGCGCGCCGCATCTTCCATCGAAACAAGAAGATCCACGTCGGTGCGCCGGTATTCCTCCAGGCTTTCGACGAGTTGCTCGACGAGCTTGCCGGCAGGCCGAACGAGGGCGAGCTGCTGCTGATCGGGAGGCGCGACCTGCGCAGCAACAATTCGTGGATGCACAACGTCCCGGCGATGGTATCGGGCAAGGAGCGCTGCGTGCTCTTCGTCAGCCCGCAGGACGCAAGCCGCATCGGCATCAACGACGGCGACGAAGCGGTGCTCGAAAGCCGCGTCCACCGCGGACCGGTACGCGTGCACGTCAGCGACGAGATGCGTCCCGGTGTCGTGAGCCTGCCGCACGGATGGGGTCACGCGCCGTCTGCCCGATGGCAGCGGGTGGCCGGCGCTCACGCCGGCGTCTCGGCCAACGACTGGACCGACGATGCCGAGGTCGAGGGTATCGTCGGTCAGTCCATTCTGAATGGCGTTGCGGTACGGCTGACCGCGGCGCTGGAGCGCGCCTGAGTCGCCGTCTCCCGCAAAGAGCCCAGACGCTTCGTCAGACGATACCGGCGAGGTGAAGCTCCTCGAGCTCGCCCTCACCGACGCCGATTTCCCGCAATACTTCGCCGGTATGCTGCCCGAGCAGCGGCGAAGCCTCGAATGCAACTTCGGCGGCCCCACCCATCTTGATCGGCATGCCCGGCATCGTGAAAGTTCCGCGCACCGGATGCTCGACCTCGGCGATCATGCCGCGCGCGCGCAGGTGCTCGTTGGCGAACAGGTCGGCCGAATCGAGCACGGCGCCGCACGGCACGCCGGCCTCGCCGAGCAGGCGCATCGCCTCGAACTTGTCGTGGCGCCGCGTCCAGCCGGATATCATCTCGCTGACTTCGTCCCAGTGATTGCCGCGCTCCCTCTGCAGCTCGTAGTCGTCGCTGCCCTTGAGGTCGCCGCGACCGATGGTGTCGAGCAGCGCGTGCCACATGCGCGTGGTCGTGACCATGAGGTAGATCCAGTCGTTCGGTGCTCCGCCTTTGGTCGGGTAAAGGTCGGTAGGACACAGAAGGCCCATGCGGTTGCCGTAGCGCATCGCCGGCATTCCGCCCGTCAGGTAGTGCGCGACCAGCGCCGAGCGCGAAAAATTGAACATCGCGTCCTGCATCGAGACTTCGACGTACTGGCCGCGGCCGGTGCGCAGCTTTTCGATGTATGCCGCGAGGATCGCCATGCCGAGGTGCACGCCGGCCCCGCTGTCGCCGAACGTCACGCCGGGCTTCAGCGGCGGAGTCTCGGGAGTGCCGGTCACGGCGAGCACTCCGCCGGTGGCCTGCCCGATCATGTCGAAGCTCTTGAAGTCGGCCCACGGCCCCCACGAACCAAAGCCCTTGCACGAGGCGTGGATGATGTCGGGCTTGATCGCCTTCAGCGCGTCGTACCCGAGGCCGAGCTCTTCCATCACGCCGTTGGCGTAGTTGTCGACGACGACGTCGGCGCCGGCGACCAGGCGCGCAAAGATCTCGCGCCCCCGCGGCTGCTTGAGGTCGAGCGTCACCGAGCGCTTGTTCGAATTGAACAGCAGGAAGTAGATCGCGTCGGCGTCGGGACGCTCGGAGATCATCCTGCGGCCTGGCTCGCCGCCGGGCGGTTCGACCTTGATGACGTCGGCGCCGAGCCAGGCAAGAAGCTGCGTGCACGAGGTGCCCGCTTCCCACTGCGTGAGGTCGACGATGCGGATTCCGTCCAGTGCTGCCATGGCACTGGCGGATTTCCGCAAAACCGTGCCGAGTCAAATTCGGGGAGCCAGATCCTCTAAAGACCAAATGTCTCTCTGCGGATGGTCCGCGCCGCCTCCATACCTGGAGCGGCGCGAAATCCGCGTGATGTCGCGCGGGTTTGCAACATCGGGCAGGCATGACGCGGCAGTTGGCTGTTAACTAGGGCCGCCGCTGAGAGCGCCGATTCGAGGCTCAGCGGGACGAATTTCGCTCTCAGAACGCTTCCCAGGGGAGACCCCGTTAAACGAGTTATCCAGAGACTGTGAGCCGGGTGACAAAACTGCAGCGAGGGCATTCGCAACGTTTACCAACTCTGGGAATTGTTTAGCGAGGCCGCACGACGGTTGCTCGGGCGGGCGACGCAACTGGTCACATCTCAGTCGACCGAGTCTTGGCATACTACAACGGCCGCGCGCACCAGCGAGCTGTTGGTCGAGCGGGCCCGCGTGCGCACTGAGATCGGCAGCACGCAAATCGGTTCCGGGGTTGTCCTCGACGCCACGAGCGGTCAGTCATGGACGATGTTCGACCAGCCCTCGACGTCCTCCGGCTTGCGCGGCTCGGGACCGACGTACCGCGCGGACGGGCGGACGAGTCGGCCGGTCTTCTTCTGTTCCATGATGTGCGCCGACCAACCGGCCGTCCGGGCGCAGGTGAACATCGCCGGCATCATGTGCGGCGGCACCTCGGCGAAGTCCAGAATGACCGCGGCCCAGAACTCGACGTTCGTCTCGATCGGACGGTCGGGACGCCGCTCACGCAACTCCTCCAGCGCCGCCTGCTCGAGCGCCTGCGCGGCCTCGAAGCGCGGCGAGTCGAGCTCTTTGCACGTGCGGCGCAGCACGCGAGCGCGGGGGTCCTCGGCACGGTAGACGCGGTGCCCGAAGCCCATCAAACGGTCGTGACGGTCGAGAATGTCGGTGACGACCTTCTTGGCGTCGCCGGTCCTCTCGACCTCCTGGATCATGGGTAGCACGCGGGCCGGAGCGCCGCCGTGCAGCGGGCCGCTCATGGCGCCGATCGCACCGGACATCGCGGCCGCGACGTCGGCGCCGGTGGACGCGATGACCTGGGCAGTGAAGGTCGAGGCGTTCATGCCGTGCTCAGCGGCGGACACGAAGTAGGCGTCGACCGCCTTCGTGTGCGCCGGGTCGGGCTCGCCGCGCCAGCGGACCATGAAGCGTTCGACGATTGTATGGCACTGGTCGATGCGCGACTGCGGCACGGCCGGCGTCGACAGCCCGCGGGCGGACTGTGCCGCGTAGGACAGCGCCATGACGGCCGCACGGGCGAGCTGCTCACGGGCCTCTTCGTCACTGATGTCAAGCAGGGCGCGGTATCCCCAGACCGGCGCGAGCATCGCGAGCGCTGCTTGCACGTCGACGCGGACGTCGCCGGTGTGCACCGGGATCGGGAACGGCTCGGCCGGCGGCAGGCCGGGGCCGAACTTGCCGTCGACCAGCAACGCCCAGACGTTGCCGAACGTGACGTGCCCGGCGAGATCCTCGATGTCGACGCCGCGGTAGCGCAGTGCGCCGCCGTCCTTGTCGGGTTCGGCGATCTCGGTCTCGAACGCGATGACGCCTTCGAGGCCCGGGCTGTAGTCGCTTGCCATCGGGGTGCTCCGACCGGTGGTCCGGCTGCTGTGAACAGTGGCCCCGTGCCGCCGTTGCCATTGTGCTCACACCCATGGCGGAAGGAAGTACGACAGGTGCCAAGTCTGCGGGTCATGTCGACGGGCTACGACGTCGAGTTGACCCAGACTCCAGTCTGACCTTCCGGATCTTGGCCTCGCCGTTCTCAGGTTCTTGAGACGTCATGGCGACCGACTGCAAGCATTGTCCATCCCGAAAACCCGGTGCCGGACGACCTCAGGCCGCCATCCGCTCGTAGTGATGGTGGCGACCGCCAGCCTCGGGGAACGCGACCACCGCCACTCGAGGCGCGAGCCTTTCTTCAGGTCCGCCCCGCGTCAATGAATCGGTGTGCCGAGGGGGTTCTTGGCGCAGCAGATCACCAACGTGAACGGGCAATTTTTGACGAGTACTCGACACGTCGGGTCGAGGATGGACCGGCATAGCCAGCCGGCCGCCGTCGATCGAGGGACGCCCGCCGCGGTAGCGATGGCGATGTCGCCGGTCTGGCGAACCAGATCACGGAGCCTGTGGTCGTAGACCTGCTAACGGAATTCCCGCTGAGCCATCCCCGCCATCTGCACTGGGGTCAGTCGGGTCTCAAACCCGCCCTCGGTGACGAGTACTCGTACAGAAAATGCCCGTTCGGGTTGGAAAACTGCTGGGCGCGAAATCCGCGTGATGTCGCGAGGGTTTGCGACATCGGGCAAGCACGGTGCGGCGATCGGCCGTTAACCAGAACTCGTCAAGTCGGACGCGGAGCGGTGCCAGGCGCGGGGCCGACCC is part of the Candidatus Binatia bacterium genome and harbors:
- a CDS encoding sulfotransferase domain-containing protein; amino-acid sequence: MALQYYRTFVYDNSRWDGFEFREGDIVISTPPKAGTTWTQRICAALVFGTAELEQPLSRLSPWLDMLTRSRDDVFALLASQTHRRFIKTHTPLDGLPWDERVTYICVGRDPRDIACSWDNHTDNLDVERFLKVREQATGSNADIQGIVDNGMPEKPPTPQERFWMWADDATPVNETPTSLANVFNHLATFWKERSRPNVVLLHYDDMKRDLDGQMRMLARRLAITIPEERWPELVEAATFERMKKDADKTAPNTSEAIWQSNENFFHRGTSGQWREFLAGDDRERYATRVREIADAELAHWAHHERLF
- a CDS encoding wax ester/triacylglycerol synthase family O-acyltransferase — translated: MTQYAYDHLTFLDNSFLILERENTPMHIAGTATYDAAPLTKEDGSIDIERIRAYIDSRMHLIPRYRQVLQSSWFHSAPIWVDYTHFNIHYHVRHTALPRPGDERQLKRLAARIMSQHLDRSKPLWEIWVVEGLDDGKRVAMISKIHHCMVDGVSSVDLLNVLLTPQPIDDFPEAQQFLPRPAPSELDLMLETAGQLARLPFEIGKNVTALATQIQDPLSDVRSRLRSLREMLGTGFGTSDTPLNQNVGPHRRFDWLKMSLKDIKNVKDRLGGTVNDIVLATVAGAVRRFLERRQVNCEMLDFRVMAPVSVRGESEQGALGNRVSGWIVPMPLGERDARRRLEHIRTTTSHLKEAKQAKTAEMLTQVGEWTPSTILSLASRMATRALPFNLVVTNVPGPQVPLYMLGARMHDNFGFVPLMDGLCLGIVLFSYAGSLCWGFTCDWDLLPDLHDFVLDIQESFEDLKAAMPPVDDADIAVSFPEPSPAETEASAGTKASRSKKQPPGPLEGPSTETRH
- a CDS encoding molybdopterin-dependent oxidoreductase is translated as MLHRLPPDIDADEDARRGLAAATRTVFRSCSLCEAACGLAFDVSGMPGRERIVSIRPDHDDVWSKGYVCPKGVAMGAVHHDPDRLRTPMRRTLSGDFEPIDWDTAFEMVASRLAAIRARYGSDAIASYFGNPVTHNHGALLMRHGFLKSIGTRNSYSAGSQDTSPRFAASYYLYGNSLVIPVPDIDRTDYFLCIGANPYVSQGSAMAGPDVKNRMRAIRQRGGKVVVVDPRRTETARDADEVVQIRPGGDAAFLLALVRLVLDAKGIPGDVLAMLDGWKEVGQRLSKLDVASAALHAGVEVDVLERIAHDFSIARKPVAYTRIGVCNNRYGTLATWAGDLLDIVTGRLGKIGGAMFPSPALDAATLAHTAGMDGHARWKSRVRGLPETVGDLPAACLAEEIETEGKGQVRALVTYAGNPVLSLPNGRRVKAAIERLDFMVSIDIYINETTQHADVILPPAWALAEDHIDTIVPMIAMRNVARWSAPVVAKTEDERADWEILHELSLRLGGGPFGIPAVDSAYRAGRRFGWNWDPTSTADLLLRLGPHGDRFLPWSKGLSMAKLRKATHGIDLGALEEGVARRIFHRNKKIHVGAPVFLQAFDELLDELAGRPNEGELLLIGRRDLRSNNSWMHNVPAMVSGKERCVLFVSPQDASRIGINDGDEAVLESRVHRGPVRVHVSDEMRPGVVSLPHGWGHAPSARWQRVAGAHAGVSANDWTDDAEVEGIVGQSILNGVAVRLTAALERA
- a CDS encoding CoA transferase; the protein is MAALDGIRIVDLTQWEAGTSCTQLLAWLGADVIKVEPPGGEPGRRMISERPDADAIYFLLFNSNKRSVTLDLKQPRGREIFARLVAGADVVVDNYANGVMEELGLGYDALKAIKPDIIHASCKGFGSWGPWADFKSFDMIGQATGGVLAVTGTPETPPLKPGVTFGDSGAGVHLGMAILAAYIEKLRTGRGQYVEVSMQDAMFNFSRSALVAHYLTGGMPAMRYGNRMGLLCPTDLYPTKGGAPNDWIYLMVTTTRMWHALLDTIGRGDLKGSDDYELQRERGNHWDEVSEMISGWTRRHDKFEAMRLLGEAGVPCGAVLDSADLFANEHLRARGMIAEVEHPVRGTFTMPGMPIKMGGAAEVAFEASPLLGQHTGEVLREIGVGEGELEELHLAGIV
- a CDS encoding citrate synthase 2; translated protein: MASDYSPGLEGVIAFETEIAEPDKDGGALRYRGVDIEDLAGHVTFGNVWALLVDGKFGPGLPPAEPFPIPVHTGDVRVDVQAALAMLAPVWGYRALLDISDEEAREQLARAAVMALSYAAQSARGLSTPAVPQSRIDQCHTIVERFMVRWRGEPDPAHTKAVDAYFVSAAEHGMNASTFTAQVIASTGADVAAAMSGAIGAMSGPLHGGAPARVLPMIQEVERTGDAKKVVTDILDRHDRLMGFGHRVYRAEDPRARVLRRTCKELDSPRFEAAQALEQAALEELRERRPDRPIETNVEFWAAVILDFAEVPPHMMPAMFTCARTAGWSAHIMEQKKTGRLVRPSARYVGPEPRKPEDVEGWSNIVHD